CGCGGGTGTGAAGTAGCAGACGACCTTGCCGTCCTTGGCATAGGCGGGCATCCCGTACCAGGTTCTCGGCGAGAGGGCTGGGGCGCTGGCTTTGATGATGGCATGGAGCCGCTCGGCCATGGCGCGATCCGGTTCCGGCAGCTCGGCGATCTTGGCGAGCACGGCGCGTTCCCCGTCCGCCTTGCTTGCGGCCGCCTTGAGCTCTTTGGCGCGCTCCTTCATCGCGCCTCGTTCCTCGTCCGAGAACCCCTCGAACTTCTTGTCGGCCGCGGTGGTGCTCTTGGCGGACTTCCGCGTGTCGCTCATGGCAGGTTTCCTCCCCTGCGGGTCCTGATGGGGACGACCCTCATGCTAGCGAGCCGCCGCGGCGGCGGCTTCTCGAAAACTGATCGATGACCTGGGGCTCGCCGGGGTTCGCGTAGGCGGCGAGGATTGTGGCGACGATCAAGTGCGGGGCGTCTGCCGGATCGAGGCGGCCGCTGCTGGTGTCGGCCGCCGCTCCCTTGAGGAGGTGGTGGAGCACGCTGACCAGCCAGGACGCCGGCAG
The nucleotide sequence above comes from Actinomycetota bacterium. Encoded proteins:
- a CDS encoding DUF1801 domain-containing protein, whose protein sequence is MSDTRKSAKSTTAADKKFEGFSDEERGAMKERAKELKAAASKADGERAVLAKIAELPEPDRAMAERLHAIIKASAPALSPRTWYGMPAYAKDGKVVCYFTPASKFKERYATIGFNATANLDEGNMWPTSFALTELTAADEARIGALVKKAVS